CAACCTGGGGCTGCGTGACGTCTTTTCTTCAGTTGCTCATAGTTCAATGCAGCACTGCAAGCAATAAAAATGGTGCGAAAACAATTATGCACTGAGCTGAGAAATCTGCACCACGTGGGCAAAATGCAAAATGAGGCAGCAAGGCGACAAGGCTGCGCACGAGTGTACAAAAGTGAGAAACTTTTGTGCTCAGAGGCCAGAGGTATGCCACTATACCAAGGGCGAAAGAACAGCCAGCGCCCCTACCTAGTTTCGTGGCTGCAGTGATTTCTTTTATAGCTGTATCTATTCGGATCAATATAAAGATTACAGCAAACAAAAATATAATCTATTCATATTGGATTACGTCTCATTCAATGGTCATCTGCATAATTTTGTCTTTTCTTCTCCAACTACGTGAGGCTGCAGCCGGCGTACTGCATGCATGCTCATTCAAACGTTGCATGCCTGAGTTGGTAACTTGCCTTGTACTGAGTGTGCTACAACAGTACTCAACAATGCATATTGTCTCCTAGACTGCACTTGCCTGCACGTTCTAGCTGTACATGCCTTGTGCCTGCCACGTCTCACAGGTGGCCAGACACCTTGGTAGACATCAGtttgtattgagctattgatagtgCTTCAAAATGCACAATCTGGATTTGGCTACTACCCGTcagtcaagctggtgaaggacaaagccagtccgcaCTGCAAAGCACGGTcagactggagcacatgagcATGCACTCCAGCCCTGCTGTGCGCATCGAAAATATTCCGCGTTTCCCTATACTACACATGACAGTTGCACGCAGCGTAGATACGATGGTCACCATGAGGTGGTGCAGCGGGCCCTCTCGCTGGTGGAATGCTCTGACAACCACATGCTCTGATTGGTCTCTCTGGGTGGCAGGTGTGTGGCGATGCAGGGCAGCTGAAGCCACTGATCTCTCCTATAGTGAGCAAAACACAGTAGAGATCAGTGACTGGAGCGCCCGCCTTGTGCCGAGGAAGCGCCGCACATGCCTGAATCGGAAGTAGCATTGTgaagaaagacaaaagaaagtgcCCAACTTTTGCACTGGGCCGTGCCTCCTTGCCATCTTTCTTGTGTAGCTTCCAGTGTGTTAGTAGAGATGAAATGAGAGGGGAAGCTGTGCATCGATGTGATAACTACCTTTAACTCCACTTAAACTTAAAGGAGTAGACAAAATTTTATGGCAGGAGATTTATAAGGCGACATCATTTAATAGTGGTGAGGCTGTTCTATAGTTATTTAGGAAAGTGTTTCAGCACTCTTTTAAGGCAACAGTTCACGCACATTTTAGAAAGGCTAATTGGAAAACTAAAATTAAAGGAaccctaagcacttcttacgagttgtgaatgcaaaagcattaatgtcctaTTGAACGGCACTGAGCAGTCAGAGTTTTGTACTGTGAGCAATGTACCATAACGGTATGTGCTGCCCGAGCCAGTAAGCAGCGCTTCATGCCACCGACAtggtgatgccctctcccctcacggaaCACCTAACGCACTACTGCCACAGCAGGTGTTCCCTCTCGCCCGCTATGCTCTGCCGAGGAGCACTCGTGCCGAGAGCGAGAGCAACGTGGCATCATGtagatgccctctcccctcacgcaacacctggcgcactactgtggcagcaggtgttcccgTTCAATCGCTCTGCTCCATCAAGGCACAGCTCGTGACCCAgcatcgcagccaatggcaatgctAATTTAGGTTCCCTTTCTTTGCTGTAGATGAAACATgctggcttttttgctcaatAGGCCACTTGATGCTTTTGCATCGAAAGCGGCTGTAAAGGTTGTGCCTCACATGATGGCAACTCAAGAGCCACCACAGGACTGCTTCTCAGGGCCTGTGCAGTTCGTTGGTTTACTATAGTCAGATTCTATAACATGCTTCTCTTCTGCACCCACAATCCATTGCTCCTCCTCCTTCTCACAGGCCTCTGGAGTGCGGCCCCTGGTGCACGAAATCTTCACCAACTACGCAGTTTTTGATGCCAACGGCTGTCTTCAAATCAGCGAGTACCACATGCAGAACTGGTGCAAACTTAGTTCGGTGAACCTCTGCAAGGGCTCAATCATGGAGGAGTACCTGGAGCGACGGCGAAAGCAGGGCGTAAACTTTGACACGGTCTCATATGTTGGCGATGGCAACAATGACCTCTGCCCATGCCTACGGCTACGGCCCTGCGACCTCATTTTCCCCCGTGCTGACTACCCACTTGCCAAGCAACTTGCCAAGGACCCCGAACAGGCCAAGGCCAAGGTGCACCCTTGGAGGACAGGATTGGACATTGCAAATGTTCTTCTCAAAAACTGTGTCGTCAACAATGTGACTGAGTAGTATGAAGCAGCAAGGAAGTACCATTGCGCCGTCCTCTTCCCCTATGCACTTACCTGTGTGTGTGCTTTGAAACATTAATCCTTTTCTATCAGCTGTCAT
This Dermacentor albipictus isolate Rhodes 1998 colony chromosome 1, USDA_Dalb.pri_finalv2, whole genome shotgun sequence DNA region includes the following protein-coding sequences:
- the LOC135901770 gene encoding pyridoxal phosphate phosphatase PHOSPHO2-like isoform X3, encoding MRKHLIVFDFDHTIIDANSDVYIQKLAPNGELPPEIKERYTPNGWTPFMRAVFHFLYDSHVQPDDILDCLLEIKFVDGIIDLLKQLHKAGGFEVVIISDSNSVFIEHIMQASGVRPLVHEIFTNYAVFDANGCLQISEYHMQNWCKLSSVNLCKGSIMEEYLERRRKQGVNFDTVSYVGDGNNDLCPCLRLRPCDLIFPRADYPLAKQLAKDPEQAKAKVHPWRTGLDIANVLLKNCVVNNVTE
- the LOC135901770 gene encoding pyridoxal phosphate phosphatase PHOSPHO2-like isoform X2, with product MNEAPKNVFTRKLSAKVMRKHLIVFDFDHTIIDANSDVYIQKLAPNGELPPEIKERYTPNGWTPFMRAVFHFLYDSHVQPDDILDCLLEIKFVDGIIDLLKQLHKAGGFEVVIISDSNSVFIEHIMQASGVRPLVHEIFTNYAVFDANGCLQISEYHMQNWCKLSSVNLCKGSIMEEYLERRRKQGVNFDTVSYVGDGNNDLCPCLRLRPCDLIFPRADYPLAKQLAKDPEQAKAKVHPWRTGLDIANVLLKNCVVNNVTE